AATTCTTTACCAAAAAGCTACACCAATCCTCATAGACTGCGATACAAGCTGGCAGATGGATCCAGAAGCACTAGAAATAGCACTCAAACGTGAGCACCCCAAAGCTGTGATAGTTACCCATCTCTATGGGCAGAGTGCAAATATAGAAGAGATTGCGAATCTATGCCAAAAGTATGGCGCGTACCTCATCGAAGATGCCGCAGAATCACTCGGTGCAACATATAAAGGCAAGCACACAGGAACGTTTGGAATCTTTGGAGTCTATTCTTTCAATGGCAATAAGATCCTCACAACCAGTGGTGGAGGCATGCTAATAGGAAAAGATGAAAAATTGATGCAAAAAGCCAGGTTCTTCTCCACACAGGCAAAAGAACCAGGATATCCATGGTATGAGCATAAAACCTATGGATATAACTATCGCCTTAGCAACATTCTTGCAGCAATTGGTGTAGCGCAAATGGAAGTATTAGATGAGCGCATTGCAAAAAAGAGAGAAATTTTTGCTTGGTATCAAGAGTATCTTCAAGATAGCGCAACTTTTATGCCAGAACTCCCTGAAAGCTTTGGTAATAGATGGCTTACAACTGCACTCTTTGAAACTGATCCGTTACGTATCTATGAATACCTTTTAAGCAAAGGTATCGAATCGCGTCCATTATGGAAGCCTATGCATCTACAACCACTCTGTAAAGATTATAAATTTTATGGAAAAGGAATGAGTAAACAACTCTTTCAACAAGGACTCTGTCTTCCTAGCGGTACACAACTCACAAAAGAGCAGGTAGAGGATATATGCGAAAAAATCATAACAGTTTGTTAAAACCAACAACAGCTAAGAGAGTCCTTTTTTTTATAATTGCAGATGCAATTTTTTCACTTTTATCTCTTCTTTTAGCCTATACTCTCCGTTATAGTTTTTCTATTCCTCCTATTGCTTGGCACGATTTTTGGAAGATCTATCTTGTTATAACTTTCATAAAAATTGTTTTTCTCTACCTCTTTAAGCAGTACCACTTTACTTGGCGCTACTATGGTCTTAGTGAAGCGCGCAAACTTCTATTAGCACTCATAGGAGCGTACAGCGTTGCTATTTTCCTTCTTTTTCCTTTACATGAAAAAGTATTGCTTTTCCCTCGCAGCGCACTTTTTATAGATTTTTTCCTCTCCCTTGTCTTTTTAGCAGCTGTTCGCATTGCAAAAAGAGTATGGATAGAATCGACAAAACATAAAAGTATCAAAACATGTGCCATTTATGGTATATCACCCAACACAAAAAACCTCATTGATGCATTCTTTAGTGGTGAACTTGACTACAAACCCCTTGCAATCATCGATAATAACAGATCTGGCAACTTCCTTAGCTCTATACCGATTCTCTCTGAAGAGAAATTTTGGCAGCATCTCACTCCAGATGCACTTATAATTGCTACAAAACTGGAGCCTAAAAAATTACAAGATCTTGAAAAAAAAGCAAAAGAGCATGGTATTGATGAGATAAAGATCGCAACTCTTACAAAAGAGCCTCTACGTAATCTTGAAATTGAAGATCTCCTTGCAAGAAAACCGAGAGATTTGGACAGTAAAGCAATTGGAGAGTTTATAAAAAACAAGCGCGTGCTCATCACAGGTGCTGGCGGGAGTATCGGAAGCGAATTAGTGCAACAATGTTTTGCATATGGAGCAAAAGAGGTAATAGGTGTTGAAATAAGTGAATACAATCTCTATGTAATTAGTGAAAAACACCCTTCACTTATTCCATATCTATGCGATGTGACACAGTATAATGAAATTGCATCTATCATTCAAAAGTACAAACCTGATATTATTTTACACGCTGCAGCTTATAAGCATGTTCCCCTTGCTGAACTTAACCCCCAGGCAACTGTGAAAAATAATATTTTAGGTACTAAAAACTGTATTGATGCTGCAATTGCGCATGAAGTACCCCATTTTGTACTCATCTCAACAGATAAAGCTGTTAATCCAACAAATATCATGGGAGCTACAAAACGTGTTTGTGAACTTTATGCTCAAAGTGTACCATCACACAATACTACAATCTGCGCTGTACGTTTTGGGAACGTACTTGGCAGTAGTGGAAGCGTTATACCAAAATTTAAAGCCCAAATTGAGCAAGGAGGACCTATTACTGTCACGCACCCAGAAATTACTCGCTACTTTATGCTCACAAGTGAAGCTTGCCAACTCGTTTTACAGGCTGCAACTATCGCAAAGGGTAAAGAGATATTTATTCTAGATATGGGTGAGCCTGTTAAAATAGTAGATCTTGCAAAAAAGATGATGGAGATTTACAATAAAGAGGTACCTATCAAATTTATTGGACTTCGTCCAGGAGAGAAGCTTTATGAAGAGATTCTCTTAGAAGGGGCAGAAGAACCAACACGCTATGAATCAATCTATATTGCTAAACCAGATCCAATTGATTTTGCAAAACTTAAAGAAAAGATAGAAAAGCTGCTACAAACACAGGATCCACAAAAAATTATCACTCTTCTACAAGAGCTCGTGCCTGAATTTCACCACACACCTCATCGATAAATTTTTTCATCCTCAAAAAGTGGGTACCATGCCAGTAAATACGTCCACACACAGGGCATATCCAAAATTTATTACACCATCCAATTACTCTTTGAGGAAGTCTATCAATAATTTTTTCTTTTGATACAGGTTGCAAAAGAGCATTATCTACCAAACATCTCGTAAATGGCTCACACTGCTTTACTGCAAAATGGCGCAATATTTCATAGATTTGCCCTTTTATCTCTTTTTCTTTTACCAAATAAACCCTGTCACTACGCTGCGCTAATCCTCTATCTTTTGTCAAGATATATCTCTTTTCCTTCGCAGCAATTTGGAGTAATGTACTATCATCTATTTGGTTGAAATAGAGTGTATCAAATCCCAAGAGACGCATATATTTTGCCACTTTTGCCAAATGCACATCGGCTATAAATCGGATACTATCCACGGTTTGCTCTTTTTTGCATAAGTTTGAGATGGTACATCAAAAAGCTCATAGCAAAAAGGAGTTTTAGCATCAGCAAAAACAATTGCTGTGAGTCTATTACCATATACTGCTCCAGTATCTATGCCAAAGCTCCAGCGATCAACTCTAGGGTATAAGAAGGGTTGATGCCCATATACTACATACCCATATCTTCCATCATAGAGTTCACTCCACCAAAAGTGTATATGGGGATCAGCATCATCGAGGGCAACAAATCTTCCATGAACATCAAGATAACGCACACGCATCACTTGTGCTGCACTTTTTTTATCAAGCTTTGCAAGATTTGTTGATGGCAAAATCCCACCATGTATAACTGTTAATGCATTAAATTGGAGAAAAAGTGGTAGACTTTGCAAAAATACAAAATCCTCTTTATCAAGACTTTTATAGATCTCTTGCTCTTTGGCAGAGAGCTGCATCGGATTTGCAATCCCTTGAGTTAAAAAACGCTGTTCGTGATAGTAGTATCGTAAAAATTTATCTTCGTGATTTCCTCTTATAGCTTTAATGGAGTGTTCTTGCAAGTAGCAAAGAGTCTCTTTGGAGTATTGACCTTTTCCTATAAAATCCCCTACACTTACCTCAATATCCTCTTTTGTAACTCCTATTTTTTTGCGTAATAGTTTTAGTTCATTTAAGCAGCCATGAATATCTCCATAAATAATAACTCTTATACCTTCTCCTTCACCCTATTTCTCCCATCATTTTTAGCCTCATACAAAGCCTCATCAGCACGTACTATGAAGCTTTTTATTGTATCATTGTTTTTTAGTGCTGTTACACCAAAACTACAGGTCACCTGTTCAACTTCAGGAAATGTATATTCCTCTACTTTTCTCCGTAGCTTCTCAGCTACCATAAGAGCACCATTTAAATGGGTTCCTGGTAAAAGAACAATAAACTCTTCCCCACCCCACCGTACAAAATATTCAGATTCACGCAGATTACTTCGCACAACTTCACTCAACTCTTTTAAGACCTGATCACCTACAATATGGCCATATGTATCATTGATCTTTTTGAAAAAATCGATATCAAATAGAATAAGTGAAAGGGGACTTGAAACATGTTTTGCTTCGATAATCTTTAGCCCTATTATCTCATTGAAAGCTTCTTTGCTAAGTGCCCCTGTTAGGGCATCTCTTTTGAGTCTTCCTCGTTGCGTGGACTGAATTGTCTCTTTGTATTTTTCACTATGCTCCTCTCTTTTTTTCATTTCTCTCATCTCTTGCAATCTATATTCTGCTCTTGCTGGAAAATAGGCAAACAAGAGTATCATTAAAAGAGGAAGCAGAAGATAGCGAGGGAATATTTCTATTGGCTCCATAACCACATATATTTGTAAAGATCCAAGAATAATACCTATAAACAGATAGAGTAGAAAATATTTCGCATAGTATTTGAACACAATGTATCCTTTAGATCTTTTCAATACTCCCAATAACACGGCCTACTACTATTACACTCTCTGGCTCAACCTCTTCTATAGCATAATTTGCATTATCAGAAACTAATTCTACCATTTTATCGGTTCGCAGACGAATTCTCTTTATAAATAATCCAGCATTTGTAGATATGAGAAAAAGTCCTCCTTTTTTAATATCTTGTTGTGAAGTATCTACAAAAGCGATACTTCCGTCTTTCAATGTTGGTTCCATAGAATCGCCCAAAACATTGATGGCTTGAATATATTGCAACCCCTTTTTTCCTCCAAGAATCTCCACAATCTCTTCATCCAAAAAAAGTTTTTGTGAAACCAATTCATAGTTAAAAGCCCCTCCCCCAGCACTTGCATTAACCTCTTTAAAATATTTCACATATGCAAACTTCTCTGTCTCTTTATGCAAAGATGCAGGATCTTGATCATAAAGAAGCCAGTTGATACTAATGCGCCTCTTAGCACAAAAGTCAAGTAACTCTGGTAAAGGCAATCGCTTTCTTCTTTTGAGCATAGAAAAGTGCTCTGGCGTAAGACCGAGTACTGCTGCTACATCTTTATCATAAATTTTTCTCTCTCCAATCTCTTTTGAGATAATATCCTTTATCCGTTCCACAACTTCTTGAAAACCGAGCATACCTACTCCAATAAACATTTTGTTAATTATTCTAACATCTATTTAATAAATTGTTAATATTTTTAATAAGACTAAACAACTATAGGAGAAATACCATGAAAATCCATCTCGATCTTGATGCATTTTTCATATCAGCTGAACGCATTCGTAAGCTAAGTCTACGTAATATCCCTGCAGCTGTGGGAGGAAGGGGAGATCCCTTTATATTTAATAGTTTTAATAAAAATATAGATACAACCCATGCTAATAGTGGTGCCTTTGTGCCTTCTATTATGTATGATGCTAAAAACAGTTTTGAAGAGTATTTTATTGAAGGAGAGAAAATTCGAGGTATTATCATCACTGCAAGTTATGAAGCAAGAAAATATGGCATCAAAACCGGTATGACTATACGAGAAGCTCTCCAGATATATCCTTCGTTGCAAGTAGTCCCACCAAATCATCTCTACTACCATGAACTCTCACACAAACTCCATCTATTTCTCAAAAAAGAGCTCCCAGCAGTTGAGCAGTTTAGCATTGATGAGTTTTTTGCAGATCTCAGTGGGTGGGTAGATGAGAGTGAAATAGAGCCATTTCTCCACTCTCTCCAACAAAAAATTTTTAAAACCTTTCATCTTCCTATCTCCATAGGAGCTGCTAAGAGTAAATGGACAGCAAAACTCGCTACATCTTTTGCCAAACCTCACGGCATAAAAGTAGTGCGTGATGTAGAGCAATTTATATCTCCTATTCTTATCGATCAATTTCCAGGTATTGGAAGAGGCTATTGCAAACGCCTACGCAATTACGGTATTAAGACTTTAGGAGAGACAAAGGAAATAAAAGATCTCTTTTACAGCTGGAAAAAACCGGGTATCACCCTTTATAAAAGAATATGGGGTATTGATAACGAGCCAATAAATCACAAAAGCCCTAAAAAGTCTGTCGGTATATCGCGTACCATCGATCCACTCATCGATCGCCAAGAGCTGCAACGCCGTATAATTATTCTGGCTCGCCATTTAGCTTTTAGTGTCGCAAAACTACGTCTTACACCAAAGTTTTATCTTTTAAGCTTGAAATATGAAAATGGAAGCAAAGCAAAAGCTCATACTCTCTCACACAAAATCTTTAGCGAGCAATTACTCAAAAACATCGCTTTAGAACTTTTAGCTGTGTGTGACATATTACCAGTAGAGCCAGTTATTCGGATATCTTTGCACTGCTCGAGATTTTACGATCAAAAACTCTACAATATTTTCACATATGAGGGTGATAAAAAGTTGTACAATCTCTTCAATTCTACCAATATCATAAGAAAAAAGTTTGGAATAGATAAGATAATGTGGGGGATAGAGATGCAAGGCGGCAAAGCCGCCATGGAGAATAGTTAGTTAAATGTTCTTCGAGGTCTCTCTTCTCTTGGTCGAGCCTCGTTTACTTTTAGAACTCTTCCTTCAAATTCTTTCCCGTCTAGCGCTTCTATAGCTGCTTGTGCACTGCTATCATCCATTTCAACAAAACCAAAACCTCTTGCACGTCCTGTTTCTCTATCTGTTATAAGCTTAACAGAATTTACATCGCCATATTGAGCAAAAAGCTCTCTGACATCCTCTTCACTTGATCTGTACGGGAGATTCCCTACATAAATTTGCTTCATCGATTGTTCCTTTGAAAATAATGCATCCCAAAAATTTTTGGGTAAAAACATTATAGCTGTTTTTTAAAAAAAAAGATAGGGTATGTATAAGTCCAATACATATGGCACTCTTTGCATTTTTCTCTATCATTATGTAAAAAATTATAGCAATAAGTCTATCTCTTAATATGAAATTTATTTTTTTCTATATACTCATTTTTTTTAAAAAATATTCGATAATAATAAATAGCTTAAATTTATAAGCATATTTCATACATTAAAGTTCTATGAAAAGGTATGGTTATGGCATTTAAACAACATCGAAGTTATGAAACAAATCATGAGCAAGAAGAACAAATAGCACAGACACAGCAGGTAATAAAAGAGACTCCACAATCTGTGCAAACATCATCTATAGGAGATGAAACAGTACAAGAAGAGCTTGCTCGCATCTCACAAAACTTTATGAAAGAGATCGCAGAAGGATACACAGCTATTGAAGAGCTCAAACAGACTATGGAACAGATTGCCGCAGCTGCAGAAGAGAGTGCCGGTGCAGCAGAAGAGAGTCTTAGTGCTATTACGCAAATCAAAGAGAACTCTATAATGCTTGAAAAAGAGACAAATAAAATTGTTGGTATATCAAATGATTTGCAAGAGGTATTTTTAGAGACGCAAGAGAGTATTGGTGATACAAAAAATGGAATGGAGCAAGCCTCTGGGTGGGCCAATAACATTGTACAAAAGAGTCAAGAGCTTTTTGAAACATCGCAAGAGATCACAGAAGCAGTCAATATCATTCGCAATCTTGCCCTCATCGCCCTCAATGCAGCAATTGAAGCAAGTCGTGTAAAAGAAGAGGGAGAGTCATTTAATGTGATGGCACGTGAGATCCGCCTGGTCGCTTCAAAATCGAATGTCTATGCTCATAAGATTGAGCAGGTTGTTGATATTATTAAAGACAAAGTCGAAAAGAGCAAAAACGATATTTTGCAAGTAAAAGATGAGATGGAAAATTCATCCCAAAAAGCTGATAGTTCCCATCAAAAAATAGCTACTATGGTACAAACAATGGAGCAGTTTGTCAACGATATCGATGCACTGCTACAAAATATCCAAGAAGTAGTCAAAGAGATAGCTATATTACACAGAGGAGCAGAAACGATAGCTAGTGCAGCAGAAGAGAGCGCGAGTGCAGTAGCACAAGTCACAAGTACAATCAGTATGCAAAATACCGCTTTTTCTCAGATCGAAGAAGCAGCAAAAATGATAGATAATCTTATAGAGTCTATGCACACAAATGATAAAGAAGCAATAAAGCATGAACTCGCTACCGCCTCAGAAGAGCTTTCCAGCTCTGTTTTTGAACTCAACAACTCTATGGAGCAGGTATTGGAAGCCCTCATGCAGATAGAGACAGCTGCAGAACTTGCTAAAAACGATGCACAAACAAATGCACAAGTTGCCCAAAAATGTCTAGGACACATTAAAGATGGAGTGGATAAAGTAGAAAACATTTATGATGAAATTCAAAATGTACAAAAAGAGTTTCAAGAAATTATAGAACTCATCTCTAATGTACAGAATTCGACAAAACAAAACTATGGTCTTGCCAATGAGCGGAAAAATGATTTACAGTTTATCAAATCAAAAATTTTGACACTGAGTAATCTTATTAGAAAAATAGAGCTTGCAATTGTGCAGGTTGCTAGTATCTCTATTAATGGTGCATTAGAAGCGATAAGACTTGGCGAAAAGGGCAAAGGATTTCGAGAGGTCTCTAACGATATCCGTAATCTCGCTATCGATTCTGAAAACGATCTGGATAAAATTATTGAAATCATCGATGAAATTCAAGATCAAAATGACACAATGCTCGTTGATATAAACAATATTATTCTCATTCAAGATCGAGAGCTCAATAAATTAGAAAAATTAAAAACAGAGCTTTCAAGAAATATGCAACAACTTGAACACGTTCAAAAAACTATTGAAACTTTCTCTGAAGCAACAAACCAGATGCTCCAAGCTCTCGAGCAATCCCTCATAGCATCACAGCAGATACAAGAGGCAGCTGAACTTAGCTTTACAAACTCAACCCAATCAAAAGAAGCAGCGCAAATTATCAAAAATATTGCCAATCAGATGCAAAATGATATAAACCAGATCAATCTTGTTACCCAAAGGCTGTAGTTATGAAAACAACAGTTATAAAATTTCGCATAGATAATCAAGTATATGTCATTCCAACTGATTATATAAAACAGATCTTTTATGCACAAAAAATCGTCTCTATGCTTCACATGAATGATTATGTAATTGGCAGCGTACAGCAAGGTATCTCACACTATCTTCTTCTTTGCCTTAAAAAGATTCTTAATATAAATGAATGTAAGGAGATAATAAATAAACCTGTATTGCTTTTAGAGTTCCAAAATAATGCTTATGCGTTTTTGATTGATGAAATTTTAGCCTTAGAAGAGTTTGATCAAAATAGCTCGAGAGCAGGTAGTCTTTATGAAAAAGATGATGTTGTGTTTCAGGAACTACCTCTCCAACATATCCTTCAATCTCTTACTTTTCCACCGCTGCAGCAAAGCGAAGAAAAAAAAGTTTCCCAAAATACAAAAGAGCATTTTCGGCCACTGCTTCTTTTTACTTTACAAAACAGACTCTATGCTATAGATAACAGTTTTATTCACTCTATTGTTCCTATAACAAATATAGATCTCGTACAACAATTTCAACAAGAATGGATAGCTGGAATCTATAATTTTAAAAATAGCGCTCTTAAAGTTGCTGATTTGGCTAAAAAACTCTCTTTAGAGTCATCAAAAGAGGGTTCTGTCATCATTTTACAAGATGATTCACAAGTACTTGGACTTTTAATAGAGCGAATTGAAGGGCTTTTAGATATCGCTTATGAAGATATTATAATTGAGAGCGATCCACAACAACTCTTTGAAGGGTATTTTCACTATCAAAACAGTATTATTCCAATTATCTCTTCATCTATTATTCAAGATAGTATTAAAAAGTATGGACTTTTAATAAATACCCATAACACTTCTGTAAAAAAAGAGTACAGGTATGAAGAAGATTTTCTACTTATTTCACTCTTTCAAGAAGATTATGCTGTACCTATTGATAATATTATCACTATTTTAGAGCTTTCCAAAACTGATATCACCAATAATGCATTAACTACACATGAAAATATACAAGGACTTATACTCTATAAAAACAAAACCTACCATCTCTTAAATATTGCAAAAATGCTCAAAAAAGATTTTATCCCAACTGATGAATCAAAAATTTTAATTATTAAGACTAACGAAAGACATGAATACGCTATTATTGTTGATAGTATCAAAGATATTGTCTCTGTCTCTAAAGCACATATTGCTTATCTTCCAAATACAACATCACTGAGTGCAGGTATTGTTACTTTAGATACCAAATCATTCAATCTCTTTAATATAGGGTGGAAAACATTCAATTAGGCTTTTTGATAAATGATACTCTCTCCTTTTTTCACCCTTTTAAAAATCTCCATCTCTTCTGGGACCTTTTCGGCATGTCCCAAAAAGAGATATCCATGAGATTTTAAGAGAGCATGATACGTTGCTAATATCTCTTTACGTGTCTTTTCATCAAAATAGATAAGCATGTTGCGTGAAAAGATAGCATCAAACTTTCCTAGTTTTTTCATAGCATAAAAGTCCATCACATTCACAACTTTAAAAGTAAGCCCTTTACGAATTTCATCAATAATTCTATATTGCTTGCCATCTTGTATGAAATATTTTTGCAATAGATGAGGAGGGATCTTACTGATACTTCTTTGATTAAAAACGCCATTTCGAGCTTTTTTTATCATCATAGAGTCAATATCTATACCAATAAGCACAAAGTCTCTCTTTGCAAAAAACTCTTTAGTATACTCCATAATGTAGATTGCAATAGAGTATAGCTCCTCACCTGAAGAGCTAGGAGCTGTCAAAATATTAATTGAATCACGAGATGAGCGTAAAGAATCAAGTTCTGGCACAACCTCTTCCACGAGAGTTTTAAATTGATACTCTTCACGAAAGAAATAGGTCTCATTCACTGTTGAGAGATTGATAAGTTCTTGCAGTAGATACTCATCTTTTCTAAAAACGAGATGGTGATAGAAACTCTCAAAATCTTCAAAGCCCTGTTTTTGTATAAAATCTTCAAATTTTCTTTTATAGATTTTTAGGAGTTTATCATCATCTATAAAAATGCCCGTTTTTGCTGCTATAAAATCTCGAAGTTTTATCAAATCAAAATCATTCATGAGTCCTCTTTTGATCATATATCTCAAAAAACTCTTTTAAAATACGCAATCGTTCAAAAAGTTCCTCTTGCAACCTAATAGCATAGTTATGTACACTTTCACAATCTCCATATTTAACCAACATCTTAAGCTCTTCTTTTGAGATGGGATAATTTTGCAATAATTTAGCTGTGTCATAATGCTCACAACATGCCAGTATATATGCAATAGTATTATGTTGAATGCCTCTGTTTTGACATGCAAGTAGTTCTTGTAACAACTGCTGATCCTCTTCTCTTTTGAGGCAATTAAGTCGAGCAAATATATAGCTTGAAAGTTTTTCTATATCTTTTTTTTGACACTGCTGCAAAAGTGTACGAAGAAGATAATGAAACTCTTTATGCACAAGCATATAATCTATGGCAGCAAATACTTCTTCTTCACTATACTCTTCAAAGGCTTCAATATAGCGACTTGCCTCTTGAAACTCTTTAAATCGTGAAATTGGTATTTCAGCTTCTACTTTTTTTAACGCCATTACTACTCCCAAATGCAATTATCTCTTGTAAAATCTCATCAAAATGGAGCACTTTTACAGCTCCGCCTCTCACATAAGCCTCTTTTGGCATTCCATAAACTGTTGCACTCTCCTCACTCTCTGCAATGGTATAAGCTCCAGACTTTTTGAGTGCAACCATTCCATCTGCCCCATCATCACCAATACCTGTTAATAACATGGCCATAATATTTTTTGGATTCATAACCTCCAATGCACTCAAGAACATCTCATCCACACTAGGTACAAAAAAGCGATTACTAAAATTTGGAACCAACTTGCATACAATTTTACTCCCATCTCTACGAAAATGAAGATGCCTACCACCTTTGCCAATAATTATCTTTCCTGGCGTAAGTTCTTCGCCATTATTTGCTTCAACTACGCTATTTTGACTTATAGTATTTAGCCTTTGAGCAAATTTTTCTGTAAATGTATCTGGCATATGCTGCACAACACATACTGGATATGGATATGTTGCAGGAAGAGACCTTACAATAGCTTCAATAAGTTTTGGACCCCCAGTAGATGCACCAATGAGGACATATTTTTTGTCCTCATTTGGTAAAAATTTTGCAGGCTTTTCTATAGAATTTGGTTGGCGTAATGGCTTATTTTTCCTTCTTAAAAGAGATAGCTTATTGATCTTCATACTATCTCGCACTTTATTCTCAAGCTCTTTTATAAAACCCTCTTCCCCAGTTACAACCTTTGAATTTGGCTTTTTGATATAATCAAGCGCACCTAATTCAAGCGCTCTCATTGCAATCTCACCGTTTTCAATTACATAAGCACTAATGACTAAAACCCGTGTGGGGTTTTCTTGCATTATGGACTCTAAAACTTCAAGTCCACTTTTTCTAGGCATTTCGATATCAAGAGTTATAAAATCATATCTATTTGCTAAGGCTTTTTTTTCACCCTCTTCTCCATCTTTTGCTACTTCCACTTCAAATCCAAGCCTTTCTAGCTCCTTTTTTAAAAATCTGCGCACTAATGCTGAATCATCAATAACAAGCGCCTTTTGGCCCTTTTTCATCTATTTCCTTTTAAATTTTACTTACATAATATTATATCTTTAAAGAGCTATTTAAACAATGATGATTGTTCAGTTTATTGCTAAATTTTCTGTGAACCATAATTGAATGTAAAAAATTAAACTAAAAACGATGAGGAATTTCTGAAAATGTCAAAGAGAATGCGCAAAATTTTCCAAGATTTAAATTACATGTCCCGAGTGGGATTCGAACCCACGACCTTCGGATTAGGAAAATTAAGGTCTACCTAAGATTAAGATTGATTTCACTTGATGATAACGTATTTATGGGGATTCTTATTTTCTTATAGATTGCTTAAAATGGATATATTTTGACCAAAAGAGGTCACCCAAGAGGACACCCATTACAAAACTTAAATACTAAATTGCTACATTTTCTACCTATAAGATGAGGTGATATCAGCCTTCCTTAAATCTATAAAGAATCACAATGTACCATACCGCAAACTTTGCCCAATCGAGTATTTAACCTTAAAGGATATCCATACATATCAATGCAAATCAATCGTATGATATAATAGATTAAAAGTGCGATTATAAAGGATAAACAATGATAAGCGCAAATGATTTAAAAGTAAAAGGCATCAAAGCAATAGAAGCTGAACTCAAAAAGAAGCACGAGGCTATTATCACTTTTAGAGGGAAGCCAAAGTTTATTGTTTTGCCTTTAGAGGAGTATGAAAGAGCCAAAGAGCTTGATAAGCGCTATATTGAGTTTTTAGAAGAAAGAGCATTGGGAAAAGTCAAAGAGGTAACAGCAAAAGAGCATATACAAGAGCTTATGAATGAA
The Nitratiruptor tergarcus DSM 16512 genome window above contains:
- a CDS encoding Mut7-C RNAse domain-containing protein, with the protein product MDSIRFIADVHLAKVAKYMRLLGFDTLYFNQIDDSTLLQIAAKEKRYILTKDRGLAQRSDRVYLVKEKEIKGQIYEILRHFAVKQCEPFTRCLVDNALLQPVSKEKIIDRLPQRVIGWCNKFWICPVCGRIYWHGTHFLRMKKFIDEVCGEIQARALVEE
- a CDS encoding metallophosphoesterase; this encodes MRVIIYGDIHGCLNELKLLRKKIGVTKEDIEVSVGDFIGKGQYSKETLCYLQEHSIKAIRGNHEDKFLRYYYHEQRFLTQGIANPMQLSAKEQEIYKSLDKEDFVFLQSLPLFLQFNALTVIHGGILPSTNLAKLDKKSAAQVMRVRYLDVHGRFVALDDADPHIHFWWSELYDGRYGYVVYGHQPFLYPRVDRWSFGIDTGAVYGNRLTAIVFADAKTPFCYELFDVPSQTYAKKSKPWIVSDL
- a CDS encoding aminotransferase class V-fold PLP-dependent enzyme; the protein is MKIYLSPPHMSGKELAYIEEAFASNYIAPVGEFIDRFEEVVKKYTKAPHALALCNASAGIHLALRTLGIKEGDKVAVSDFTFIASLSPILYQKATPILIDCDTSWQMDPEALEIALKREHPKAVIVTHLYGQSANIEEIANLCQKYGAYLIEDAAESLGATYKGKHTGTFGIFGVYSFNGNKILTTSGGGMLIGKDEKLMQKARFFSTQAKEPGYPWYEHKTYGYNYRLSNILAAIGVAQMEVLDERIAKKREIFAWYQEYLQDSATFMPELPESFGNRWLTTALFETDPLRIYEYLLSKGIESRPLWKPMHLQPLCKDYKFYGKGMSKQLFQQGLCLPSGTQLTKEQVEDICEKIITVC
- a CDS encoding S24 family peptidase translates to MLGFQEVVERIKDIISKEIGERKIYDKDVAAVLGLTPEHFSMLKRRKRLPLPELLDFCAKRRISINWLLYDQDPASLHKETEKFAYVKYFKEVNASAGGGAFNYELVSQKLFLDEEIVEILGGKKGLQYIQAINVLGDSMEPTLKDGSIAFVDTSQQDIKKGGLFLISTNAGLFIKRIRLRTDKMVELVSDNANYAIEEVEPESVIVVGRVIGSIEKI
- a CDS encoding polysaccharide biosynthesis protein, which codes for MRKNHNSLLKPTTAKRVLFFIIADAIFSLLSLLLAYTLRYSFSIPPIAWHDFWKIYLVITFIKIVFLYLFKQYHFTWRYYGLSEARKLLLALIGAYSVAIFLLFPLHEKVLLFPRSALFIDFFLSLVFLAAVRIAKRVWIESTKHKSIKTCAIYGISPNTKNLIDAFFSGELDYKPLAIIDNNRSGNFLSSIPILSEEKFWQHLTPDALIIATKLEPKKLQDLEKKAKEHGIDEIKIATLTKEPLRNLEIEDLLARKPRDLDSKAIGEFIKNKRVLITGAGGSIGSELVQQCFAYGAKEVIGVEISEYNLYVISEKHPSLIPYLCDVTQYNEIASIIQKYKPDIILHAAAYKHVPLAELNPQATVKNNILGTKNCIDAAIAHEVPHFVLISTDKAVNPTNIMGATKRVCELYAQSVPSHNTTICAVRFGNVLGSSGSVIPKFKAQIEQGGPITVTHPEITRYFMLTSEACQLVLQAATIAKGKEIFILDMGEPVKIVDLAKKMMEIYNKEVPIKFIGLRPGEKLYEEILLEGAEEPTRYESIYIAKPDPIDFAKLKEKIEKLLQTQDPQKIITLLQELVPEFHHTPHR
- a CDS encoding DNA polymerase Y family protein, with protein sequence MKIHLDLDAFFISAERIRKLSLRNIPAAVGGRGDPFIFNSFNKNIDTTHANSGAFVPSIMYDAKNSFEEYFIEGEKIRGIIITASYEARKYGIKTGMTIREALQIYPSLQVVPPNHLYYHELSHKLHLFLKKELPAVEQFSIDEFFADLSGWVDESEIEPFLHSLQQKIFKTFHLPISIGAAKSKWTAKLATSFAKPHGIKVVRDVEQFISPILIDQFPGIGRGYCKRLRNYGIKTLGETKEIKDLFYSWKKPGITLYKRIWGIDNEPINHKSPKKSVGISRTIDPLIDRQELQRRIIILARHLAFSVAKLRLTPKFYLLSLKYENGSKAKAHTLSHKIFSEQLLKNIALELLAVCDILPVEPVIRISLHCSRFYDQKLYNIFTYEGDKKLYNLFNSTNIIRKKFGIDKIMWGIEMQGGKAAMENS
- a CDS encoding GGDEF domain-containing protein gives rise to the protein MFKYYAKYFLLYLFIGIILGSLQIYVVMEPIEIFPRYLLLPLLMILLFAYFPARAEYRLQEMREMKKREEHSEKYKETIQSTQRGRLKRDALTGALSKEAFNEIIGLKIIEAKHVSSPLSLILFDIDFFKKINDTYGHIVGDQVLKELSEVVRSNLRESEYFVRWGGEEFIVLLPGTHLNGALMVAEKLRRKVEEYTFPEVEQVTCSFGVTALKNNDTIKSFIVRADEALYEAKNDGRNRVKEKV